A window of Diabrotica virgifera virgifera chromosome 9, PGI_DIABVI_V3a contains these coding sequences:
- the LOC126890985 gene encoding uncharacterized protein LOC126890985, translating to MNNNNSNGIIDTDNSPNTKKYFTALTHSPITFPSKEQGIIFSAIEGLKLQDYLLELGPIVDPKNIIFSSKISNNRVCVYLSSKSVVDKFLKEHNSIKINNRVIPVRKLVIPSQRLVLSNVSPTIPHNLLETKLKTIGLQLMSPITFLRIGAPDPAYSHILSFRRQVYISPPEDNFQIPEVLEIYHDDLTYHIYLTTDTLCYTCKQPGHLASRYASLQLQAPTSPYTKSQQQRSSLDNPSDSNNSSEAISLYQILLTLK from the coding sequence atgaataataataacagCAATGGTATTATTGATACTGATAACTCACCAAACACTAAAAAATATTTCACAGCATTGACTCATTCACCAATAACTTTTCCAAGCAAAGAACAGGGAATTATCTTTTCTGCAATAGAGGGCCTCAAACTACAAGATTACTTATTAGAACTCGGACCAATTGTAGATccaaaaaacattatattttcaTCCAAGATTTCAAACAACCGTGTTTGTGTCTACTTATCAAGTAAATCAGTGGtagacaaatttttaaaagaacatAATTCTATTAAAATTAATAACAGAGTAATACCAGTAAGAAAGCTAGTTATCCCATCACAAAGACTTGTTCTATCCAACGTAAGTCCCACAATTCCACATAATTTATTGGAAACCAAGTTAAAAACTATTGGATTACAGCTAATGTCACCTATCACATTCTTACGAATTGGAGCACCTGATCCAGCGTATAGTCACATACTTAGTTTTCGAAGGCAGGTGTACATATCTCCTCCAGAAGATAATTTCCAAATTCCCGAAGTATTAGAAATTTATCATGATGACTTAACATATCACATATATCTTACAACAGATACATTATGCTATACGTGCAAACAACCAGGTCATTTGGCATCACGATATGCCAGCCTCCAACTCCAAGCTCCTACTTCTCCATATACTAAATCACAACAACAACGTTCCTCTCTAGACAATCCCTCAGACAGCAATAATTCAAGTGAGGCTATATCTCTATATCAAATACTACTAACCTTGAAATGA
- the LOC126890984 gene encoding uncharacterized protein LOC126890984 has protein sequence MNCKQELILIRSNDDVDAIVSIDETERPKVEITKLQWNVAHVSPSMREQLRLNSIAHKNIELPIKFRSWQMIEYPSLNNATRHTWAVKTSTNIETPRHIIIAFQKGKKSKITKDMSKFEHNDLKNIKVFLNSERYPYNDLQIDFGTNKFAQIYEMFGSFQTSYYNLNLNQPIFSPQDFKTKTPLIHIDCSRQKEVIQNGSVVLRIEFETNTPSTTDVSAYCLILHEKEFTYNPLTKIVKQY, from the coding sequence ATGAATTGTAAGCAGGAGCTTATTTTAATACGATCAAACGATGATGTCGATGCAATTGTGAGTATTGACGAAACCGAACGCCCTAAAGTCGAAATTACAAAATTACAGTGGAATGTAGCCCATGTTAGCCCAAGCATGCGTGAACAACTACGATTAAATAGTATAGCTCATAAAAATATTGAGCTACCAATTAAATTTCGTTCGTGGCAAATGATTGAATACCCATCATTAAATAATGCGACACGGCATACGTGGGCGGTAAAAACCAGTACTAACATTGAAACACCGAGACATATCATTATCGCATTTCAGAAAGGGAAAAAATCAAAGATTACTAAAGATATGAGCAAATTTGAACATAACGACCTtaaaaatataaaggtatttttgAATTCTGAACGATATCCTTATAATGATTTACAAATAGATTTTGGCACTAACAAATTCGCTCAAATTTATGAGATGTTTGGAAGTTTTCAGACAAGTTATTATAATTTAAACTTAAACCAACCGATATTTAGCCCGCAAGATTTTAAAACTAAGACACCACTAATACATATAGATTGCTCTAGACAGAAAGAAGTGATCCAAAATGGGTCCGTCGTTCTCCGTATTGAATTTGAAACAAATACACCTTCAACAACTGATGTATCTGCTTATTGTTTAATTTTACATGAGAAGGAATTTACATACAATCCACTAACAAAAATAGTAAAGCAGTATTAA